In a single window of the Oecophyllibacter saccharovorans genome:
- a CDS encoding PqiC family protein: protein MSVKELARTGGIAGKGSRSGPGRRAGLLGALALTAALGGCGSTEPSYYGLVVAPGQPQPSLLVTLPQYRVIEVRMPSLPMRLDRDTIVMGSKDFKLNLARGTSWNEPPANLIGGTLVQDLQQRLPGSVVYLQDSAVTTPPQSYVDLSINQFESLPDGRPVITGILSIRKGGILPQPACSQLLRWSSPQPVSTAQALVAALSQGMGYVADQAIVALRGLNSCPSTGSTKPVSELQKALTQAVQVTTAASEPGN, encoded by the coding sequence ATGAGCGTGAAAGAGCTTGCCAGAACAGGCGGCATTGCGGGGAAGGGAAGCCGCTCGGGCCCGGGAAGAAGGGCAGGCCTGCTGGGTGCTCTGGCTCTGACTGCGGCCCTTGGCGGGTGCGGCAGTACGGAGCCGAGCTATTACGGGCTGGTCGTTGCGCCGGGGCAGCCGCAACCATCCCTGCTGGTCACCCTGCCGCAATACCGGGTGATCGAAGTGCGCATGCCCAGCCTGCCCATGCGCCTGGACCGCGACACGATTGTCATGGGCAGCAAGGATTTCAAGCTCAACCTGGCCCGGGGCACGAGCTGGAACGAGCCGCCTGCCAACCTGATCGGTGGCACGCTTGTTCAGGACCTGCAGCAACGTCTGCCAGGCAGTGTGGTCTATCTCCAGGACTCGGCCGTGACCACCCCGCCTCAATCTTATGTGGATCTGAGCATCAACCAGTTTGAATCCCTGCCCGACGGGCGGCCTGTCATCACAGGGATCCTCTCGATCCGCAAAGGGGGCATTCTGCCTCAGCCTGCCTGCAGCCAGCTGCTGAGATGGTCTTCTCCCCAGCCTGTCAGTACGGCGCAGGCGCTGGTGGCCGCACTCAGCCAGGGCATGGGTTATGTTGCCGACCAGGCGATTGTTGCCCTGCGCGGCCTGAACAGCTGCCCCAGCACGGGAAGCACCAAGCCGGTATCGGAGCTGCAGAAGGCGCTTACACAGGCCGTTCAGGTCACGACAGCCGCTTCAGAACCCGGCAACTGA